A stretch of Mesorhizobium sp. M2A.F.Ca.ET.046.03.2.1 DNA encodes these proteins:
- a CDS encoding LysR substrate-binding domain-containing protein: protein MDYLPLNAIRAFEATARHLSFSAAGEELHVTHPAISHQIRRLEEWLGVALFHRDARKVRLTEAGLILQASASAALAELGATCRRIRRSAAQASLSVGCIPSIASRWLVPRLSDFTARHPEIAIRVAYAKAEDRLEDDNDILITLGADPSPHVTSLKLFSRISRPACSPHYLARKGRLETAAAIAAADLLHDETRQGWQEWFSKSGVEERDVGSGPVFADFNILATAVIAGHGVALCPVEVFREELRRGDLVVLSDVSTDDDKGYFLTMSAQPSSAEARFAEWFRDQVSVKAEA, encoded by the coding sequence ATGGATTATCTGCCGCTGAATGCGATCCGGGCCTTCGAGGCGACCGCTCGCCATCTCAGTTTCTCCGCGGCCGGCGAGGAACTGCATGTCACTCACCCTGCCATCAGTCACCAGATCAGACGGCTGGAGGAGTGGCTTGGCGTCGCATTGTTTCATCGCGACGCCCGCAAGGTGCGCCTGACGGAGGCCGGGCTGATCCTGCAGGCGTCCGCGAGCGCGGCGCTGGCGGAGCTGGGCGCGACCTGTCGCCGCATTCGCAGAAGCGCCGCCCAGGCATCGCTGTCGGTGGGTTGCATTCCCTCGATCGCCAGCCGCTGGCTGGTGCCGCGCCTGTCGGATTTCACGGCGCGCCATCCCGAGATCGCGATCCGTGTAGCCTACGCCAAGGCCGAGGATCGGCTCGAGGACGACAACGACATCCTGATCACGCTGGGCGCCGATCCCTCGCCGCATGTCACGAGCCTCAAGCTGTTTTCCCGCATAAGCCGACCCGCCTGCAGTCCGCACTATCTTGCGCGCAAGGGGCGGCTGGAAACAGCGGCGGCCATCGCGGCGGCGGACCTGTTGCATGACGAGACGCGCCAGGGCTGGCAGGAATGGTTTTCCAAGTCCGGGGTCGAAGAGCGCGATGTCGGGAGCGGCCCGGTTTTTGCCGATTTCAACATACTGGCGACGGCGGTCATTGCCGGCCACGGCGTGGCATTGTGCCCGGTCGAGGTTTTTCGCGAGGAGCTCAGGCGCGGCGACCTCGTCGTCCTCTCCGATGTTTCGACCGACGACGACAAGGGTTATTTCCTGACCATGTCGGCGCAGCCCTCGTCTGCCGAGGCCAGGTTCGCCGAATGGTTCCGCGATCAGGTTTCGGTCAAGGCCGAGGCCTGA
- a CDS encoding ectoine synthase, producing MFTRQLADVEKTDFFVDWGNGTSHRLLTSHDGMGFTICHTVVRAGSESRLQYRRHLEACYCISGTGEVEDMTGTVHRVEPGTVYVLDAHDDHFLRADSAGDMVLVSVFNPPLKGTEKHSLNGEGGSAY from the coding sequence ATGTTCACCAGACAATTGGCTGATGTAGAAAAAACTGACTTCTTTGTCGATTGGGGCAACGGCACCAGCCATCGGCTGCTGACAAGCCACGACGGCATGGGCTTCACCATATGTCACACGGTGGTGCGCGCCGGCAGCGAATCGCGACTGCAGTATCGGCGGCACCTGGAGGCCTGCTACTGCATCTCCGGCACCGGCGAGGTCGAGGACATGACCGGCACCGTCCATCGCGTCGAGCCGGGCACGGTCTATGTGCTTGATGCCCATGACGACCATTTCCTGCGCGCCGACAGCGCCGGCGACATGGTGCTGGTGAGCGTCTTCAATCCGCCGCTCAAAGGCACTGAAAAGCACAGTCTCAATGGCGAGGGAGGCTCTGCTTACTGA